The Winogradskyella schleiferi genome has a window encoding:
- the argC gene encoding N-acetyl-gamma-glutamyl-phosphate reductase, translating into MKKIKAGIIGGAGYTAGELIRLLIHHSKVDIDFIYSTSNAGNKIYQIHQDLFGSTELEFSSTINPDVDVLFLCLGHGNSKSFLEQNTFSDTTKIIDLSNDFRLTKDERFNGETFVYGLPELNKEAIKKANYVANPGCFATAIQLALLPLAKAEVLKNDVHINAVTGATGAGTSLSATTHFTWRDNNFSHYKAFTHQHLGEINQTVNQLQTDFKSDINFMPNRGNFSRGIFATLYTKYEGTIEDAKTSYSDFYKDAAFTLISDEDIHLKQVVNTNKCILHLHEHEGKLLVTSIIDNLLKGASGQAVQNMNLMYGFKETEGLQLKANYF; encoded by the coding sequence ATGAAAAAGATAAAAGCAGGAATCATTGGAGGCGCAGGCTATACAGCAGGAGAATTGATTAGACTATTGATCCATCACTCTAAAGTAGACATCGATTTTATTTACAGCACATCAAATGCTGGAAACAAAATCTATCAAATACATCAAGACTTATTTGGGTCAACTGAATTAGAATTTTCAAGTACAATCAATCCTGATGTTGATGTGTTGTTTTTGTGTTTAGGTCATGGTAATTCAAAATCATTTTTAGAACAAAATACTTTTTCTGATACGACAAAAATTATTGATTTAAGCAATGACTTCAGATTAACAAAAGATGAAAGATTTAATGGAGAAACTTTTGTTTATGGCTTACCAGAATTGAACAAAGAAGCCATTAAAAAGGCAAATTACGTGGCGAATCCAGGTTGTTTTGCCACAGCAATTCAATTAGCATTATTACCGTTAGCTAAGGCTGAAGTTTTAAAAAACGACGTCCATATTAATGCTGTTACGGGTGCAACTGGAGCTGGAACTTCCTTATCAGCAACCACACATTTTACATGGAGAGATAATAATTTTTCACACTACAAGGCTTTTACGCATCAGCATTTAGGTGAAATCAATCAAACCGTAAATCAATTACAAACTGATTTTAAATCTGACATCAATTTTATGCCAAATCGCGGGAATTTTTCAAGAGGAATTTTTGCTACACTTTACACAAAATATGAAGGAACAATCGAAGACGCAAAAACCTCGTATTCCGATTTTTATAAAGATGCTGCTTTTACTTTGATTTCAGATGAAGACATTCATTTAAAGCAAGTCGTAAACACCAATAAATGTATCCTGCATTTACATGAACATGAAGGCAAATTATTAGTGACAAGCATTATTGATAATTTACTCAAAGGCGCATCAGGACAAGCAGTTCAAAACATGAATTTAATGTACGGATTTAAGGAAACCGAAGGCTTACAATTGAAAGCTAATTATTTTTAA
- the proC gene encoding pyrroline-5-carboxylate reductase, producing the protein MKIAIIGTGNLGKSIAKGLITNNAITTLYLTKRNLEGIKEFDGYKNVFLTTDNIKAVKQSDILIFAVQPAHFENILNDIKPYLTENHVLISTITGFLIPKIESQVGEDNFIIRAMPNTAIAVGKSMTCMCSNEKGKKRIPIAEAIFNRLGHTLAIPESQMQAATVVCASGIAFWMRLIRATTQAAIQLGFDAKEAQELAMYTSEGAANLLITNGDHPEEEIDRVTTPMGCTITGLNEMEHKGLSSSLIQGMVASYNKISNIKKEQI; encoded by the coding sequence ATGAAAATAGCAATAATAGGAACAGGAAACTTAGGGAAGTCCATAGCCAAAGGACTTATCACTAACAATGCCATAACAACATTATACTTAACCAAAAGAAACTTAGAAGGCATCAAGGAATTTGATGGTTACAAAAATGTGTTTCTAACCACCGATAATATTAAAGCCGTAAAGCAATCAGATATATTAATATTTGCAGTTCAACCAGCACATTTTGAAAATATTCTAAATGATATAAAACCGTATTTAACAGAAAATCACGTGTTGATTTCAACCATTACAGGATTCCTCATTCCAAAAATTGAATCACAGGTTGGTGAGGATAACTTTATCATTCGTGCTATGCCAAACACTGCAATTGCCGTTGGTAAATCTATGACATGTATGTGTAGTAATGAAAAAGGTAAAAAACGTATACCAATCGCAGAAGCCATTTTCAATAGATTGGGCCATACTTTGGCGATTCCTGAATCTCAAATGCAAGCAGCAACAGTCGTCTGTGCCAGTGGCATAGCGTTTTGGATGCGACTGATTCGTGCGACAACTCAAGCCGCAATTCAATTAGGTTTTGACGCTAAAGAAGCTCAGGAATTGGCGATGTACACAAGTGAAGGCGCTGCCAATTTATTAATTACAAACGGAGATCATCCAGAAGAAGAAATAGACAGAGTAACCACACCAATGGGTTGCACCATTACTGGATTGAATGAAATGGAGCACAAAGGATTGAGTTCGTCTTTAATTCAAGGTATGGTGGCATCCTATAATAAAATTAGTAATATCAAAAAGGAACAGATTTAA
- a CDS encoding aspartate aminotransferase family protein has translation MSLFNVYPLYDITPVSAKDVYVYDDKGLEFLDLYGGHAVISIGHSHPKYVAAISDQVSKLGFYSNAIQNPMQVELADKLEALSGCKDYQLFLCNSGAEANENALKLASFHNGKKKILAFRNSFHGRTSAAVAATDNPKIVAPINAQQKVDFVDLGDLDVVETILKQNDTCAVIVECIQGVGGLDQSTTEFYKGLETLCKQYNTALIADEVQSGFGRTGDFFAFQKHNITPDIISIAKGMGNGFPVGGILIHPSIEASFGLLGTTFGGNHLACAATLSVLNVLEEEKLMENVKNMSNYFQEKAKTLPNLKSIKGRGLMIGLEFDFPITDLRKKLIFEHHIFTGSAKNPNLLRILPPLTIQKKHIDLFFEATCKVLKTL, from the coding sequence ATGAGTTTATTTAACGTTTATCCATTATACGACATCACACCAGTAAGCGCAAAAGACGTTTACGTTTATGATGACAAAGGTTTGGAATTTTTAGACCTTTATGGTGGACATGCCGTGATTTCCATTGGGCATTCACATCCGAAATATGTTGCAGCGATTTCGGACCAAGTTAGCAAATTGGGATTTTACAGTAATGCGATTCAAAATCCGATGCAAGTTGAATTAGCAGATAAACTTGAAGCATTATCTGGCTGTAAAGATTATCAACTGTTTTTATGTAATTCTGGTGCAGAAGCTAATGAAAATGCTTTAAAATTAGCCTCATTCCATAATGGGAAAAAGAAAATTTTAGCTTTTAGAAATTCGTTTCACGGTAGAACCTCTGCTGCTGTAGCTGCCACCGACAACCCAAAGATTGTAGCACCAATAAATGCGCAACAAAAGGTTGATTTTGTGGACTTAGGCGATTTAGATGTTGTTGAAACCATTTTAAAACAAAACGACACTTGTGCTGTAATTGTAGAATGTATTCAAGGTGTTGGCGGATTAGATCAAAGCACTACAGAATTTTATAAAGGACTAGAAACACTTTGCAAGCAATACAATACAGCCTTAATTGCAGACGAAGTTCAATCGGGTTTTGGTAGAACAGGCGACTTTTTCGCCTTTCAGAAACACAACATTACACCAGATATTATTTCTATCGCCAAAGGCATGGGAAATGGATTTCCCGTTGGTGGCATTTTAATTCATCCATCCATTGAAGCATCCTTTGGTTTACTGGGTACTACCTTTGGTGGAAATCATTTAGCATGTGCTGCAACACTATCAGTTTTAAACGTTTTGGAAGAGGAAAAGTTAATGGAAAATGTAAAAAACATGTCAAACTATTTTCAAGAAAAGGCTAAAACATTACCAAATTTAAAATCCATTAAAGGACGAGGATTAATGATAGGTTTAGAGTTTGATTTTCCGATTACAGACTTACGTAAAAAGCTCATTTTTGAACATCATATATTTACAGGAAGTGCTAAGAATCCTAATTTACTGAGAATTCTTCCACCTTTAACTATTCAGAAAAAGCATATTGATTTGTTTTTTGAGGCAACCTGCAAGGTTTTAAAAACCTTGTAG
- a CDS encoding Rossmann-fold NAD(P)-binding domain-containing protein, which yields MKNYTKIKDISNLSETIKESILLKMNPFEFQDLGKYKTLVMLFFNSSLRTRLSTEKAAKNLGMEVMILNVNDAWNLEFEDGTIMNLDKSEHVKEAAQVISQYADIIAVRAFPTLKNKAKDESEYVINSFKKYATVPVLNMESATAHPLQALADAITISELTEKAKPKVVISWAPHPKALPQAVPNSFIEMMQHLEIDLTITHPKGYELNVAITKDTPINYNQDDALKDADFVYVKNWSSYNDYGKVINQDENWMMTKAKLGHAKFMHCLPVRRNVVVEDAVLDSEQSVVIQQANNRTYAAQVVLKQILENL from the coding sequence ATGAAAAATTACACCAAAATAAAAGATATTTCTAACCTTTCGGAAACTATAAAGGAGTCCATTTTATTAAAAATGAATCCTTTTGAATTTCAAGATTTAGGAAAATACAAAACCTTAGTAATGCTTTTTTTTAATTCGAGTTTAAGAACGCGATTAAGCACAGAAAAAGCAGCAAAAAACTTAGGCATGGAAGTCATGATTTTAAACGTGAACGACGCGTGGAATTTAGAATTTGAAGATGGCACCATAATGAACTTGGATAAATCAGAGCACGTTAAGGAAGCTGCTCAGGTTATTTCACAATATGCCGATATTATTGCGGTTAGAGCCTTTCCTACATTAAAAAATAAAGCTAAAGACGAATCAGAATATGTGATTAATAGTTTTAAAAAATACGCAACGGTTCCTGTTTTAAATATGGAGAGTGCGACAGCGCATCCTCTACAAGCTTTAGCTGATGCCATTACAATATCAGAATTAACAGAAAAAGCAAAGCCTAAAGTGGTTATTTCTTGGGCACCACATCCCAAAGCTTTGCCTCAAGCGGTTCCAAATTCGTTTATAGAAATGATGCAACACCTTGAGATCGATTTAACCATTACACATCCAAAAGGTTACGAGTTAAACGTAGCAATTACAAAAGATACACCTATTAATTACAATCAAGATGATGCATTAAAAGATGCTGATTTTGTGTATGTAAAAAACTGGAGCAGTTATAATGACTATGGGAAAGTAATTAACCAAGATGAAAATTGGATGATGACGAAAGCAAAATTAGGCCATGCAAAATTTATGCATTGTTTACCAGTGAGACGAAATGTTGTCGTTGAAGATGCCGTTTTAGATAGCGAACAATCTGTGGTTATACAGCAAGCAAATAATAGAACCTATGCGGCACAAGTAGTATTGAAGCAAATTTTAGAAAATTTATAA
- the argB gene encoding acetylglutamate kinase produces the protein MKTLKVIKIGGNIIDNEDALAAFIKDFSTLKGPKLLVHGGGKLATKLATQMNIPVQMNEGRRITDADTLDIITMVYAGKINKNIVAQLQANSCNAIGFSGADGNTIISEKRPIKTIDYGFVGDVKKVNTNTLEVLLKNNITPVFCAITHDKKGQLLNTNADTIASEIAIGFASTYNTELYYCFEKNGVLEEVDNDDSVIEHIDTETYKTLIENGIIYEGMLPKLNNCFHAINQNVQKVCIGTSNMLFNTKNKHTTITQ, from the coding sequence ATGAAAACACTAAAAGTCATAAAAATAGGAGGAAATATCATCGATAATGAAGATGCATTGGCAGCATTCATTAAAGATTTTTCAACTCTAAAAGGTCCTAAACTACTAGTTCATGGAGGTGGAAAATTAGCGACCAAATTAGCGACTCAAATGAATATTCCTGTGCAAATGAATGAGGGCAGACGTATTACAGATGCAGACACTTTAGATATCATCACTATGGTTTATGCTGGGAAAATCAACAAAAATATTGTGGCGCAACTACAAGCTAATAGCTGTAATGCGATTGGTTTTTCTGGTGCAGATGGTAATACCATTATTTCTGAAAAAAGACCGATTAAAACTATTGACTATGGCTTTGTTGGCGATGTTAAAAAAGTGAATACAAACACTTTAGAGGTACTACTAAAAAACAATATCACACCTGTGTTTTGCGCCATAACTCATGATAAAAAAGGTCAATTACTAAACACCAATGCAGATACTATTGCTTCTGAAATAGCCATCGGTTTTGCGTCGACCTATAACACAGAACTATATTATTGTTTCGAAAAAAATGGTGTTCTTGAAGAGGTCGATAATGATGATTCTGTGATAGAACACATCGACACTGAAACTTATAAAACACTAATCGAAAACGGTATTATTTACGAAGGCATGTTACCCAAATTAAATAACTGTTTTCATGCAATAAATCAAAACGTTCAAAAAGTTTGTATCGGAACATCAAATATGCTTTTCAATACCAAAAACAAACATACAACCATAACACAATGA
- a CDS encoding M20 family metallo-hydrolase codes for MIEKLTQDAIALLKQLIETQSFSSEEDNTALLIENWFTTHHMPFKRDHHNIWATNKYFEKSKPTLLLNSHHDTVKPNSGYTKDPLKAIVEDGKLYGLGSNDAGGCLVSLIATFTYFYDKKDLNYNLVIVASAEEESSGSNGLNSMLSIIPKIDVAIVGEPTLMQLAVAEKGLVVFDAKVKGTASHAAHPNADNAIYNTIDVLKWFKDYKFERKSPVLGDVKMTVTQINAGKQHNAVPAEVDLVIDVRVNDKYSNKEIADILTQKSPCTSITARSLRLNSSSIPINHDLVKAGIALGRKTYGSPTLSDQSVLTCPSLKLGPGDSTRSHTADEFIYLAEIEEGVELYIKLLKKVL; via the coding sequence ATGATTGAAAAACTAACGCAAGATGCCATTGCTTTACTAAAGCAATTGATAGAGACACAGTCGTTTTCTTCGGAAGAAGACAATACAGCATTGCTTATTGAAAATTGGTTTACTACACATCATATGCCTTTCAAAAGAGACCATCACAATATTTGGGCGACCAATAAATATTTTGAAAAGAGTAAACCGACGCTCTTATTAAATTCTCATCACGACACTGTAAAACCAAATAGTGGCTATACCAAAGATCCTTTAAAAGCCATTGTTGAAGATGGTAAATTATATGGTCTGGGCAGTAATGATGCAGGCGGATGCTTGGTGTCTTTAATTGCTACGTTCACTTATTTTTACGACAAAAAAGATCTGAATTATAACCTGGTCATTGTCGCTTCTGCCGAAGAAGAAAGCAGTGGGTCAAACGGATTGAATAGCATGTTAAGTATCATCCCAAAAATTGATGTAGCGATTGTTGGTGAACCAACCTTAATGCAGTTAGCCGTTGCCGAAAAAGGTTTAGTTGTTTTTGATGCGAAGGTAAAAGGAACTGCTAGCCATGCGGCGCATCCAAATGCTGATAATGCCATTTACAACACAATTGATGTTTTAAAATGGTTTAAAGATTATAAGTTTGAACGAAAATCGCCAGTTCTAGGTGATGTAAAAATGACCGTTACGCAAATCAATGCTGGTAAACAACATAATGCTGTTCCCGCTGAAGTTGATTTGGTAATTGATGTACGTGTGAATGATAAATATTCTAATAAAGAGATTGCAGATATTTTAACACAGAAATCGCCTTGTACGAGTATTACGGCAAGAAGCTTACGGTTAAATTCGTCGTCTATTCCAATTAATCACGACTTAGTAAAAGCCGGTATTGCACTTGGAAGAAAAACATACGGTTCGCCAACACTTTCGGACCAATCCGTTTTAACTTGTCCATCATTAAAATTAGGACCAGGCGACAGCACACGATCTCACACGGCAGATGAATTTATTTATCTTGCTGAAATTGAAGAAGGTGTTGAGTTGTATATTAAATTGTTAAAAAAGGTATTGTAA
- the argH gene encoding argininosuccinate lyase encodes MKLWDKGYSIDKKIELFTVGNDREIDMHIAKYDVQASLAHAIMLESIGIINSDELEQLKSGLKILAQSIEDGTFNIEDSFEDVHSKIEHELTKTLGEVGKKIHTARSRNDQVLVALQLYYKENLQIINNKTKTFFDTLLNLAEKHKTQLLPGYTHLQVAMPSSFGLWFSAYAELLIDDVYVLNAVSKIADQNPLGSAAGYGSSFPIDRNITTKELGFSTLKYNVVAAQLSRGKSERAIASALGGLCNTMARFAMDICLYMSQNFGFITFPDELTTGSSIMPHKKNPDVFELIRGKCNKIQALHSEMLLITNNLPSGYHRDFQLLKENIINAFEDVKDIVDIFNYSIQQIIVKDIDLNDEKYQYLFTVDSINNFVVEGMSFREAYQKIGSQVQAGTYQPDLGKEHSHIGSIHNLCLEDIRAKFPN; translated from the coding sequence ATGAAATTGTGGGACAAAGGCTATTCAATAGATAAAAAAATAGAATTATTCACCGTTGGCAACGACAGAGAAATCGATATGCATATTGCCAAGTACGATGTGCAAGCATCCTTAGCGCATGCTATTATGTTAGAATCTATCGGAATTATAAATTCTGATGAGTTAGAACAATTGAAATCAGGATTAAAGATTTTAGCCCAATCTATTGAAGATGGCACTTTTAATATTGAAGACTCCTTTGAAGATGTCCATTCTAAAATTGAACATGAACTTACAAAAACTCTAGGCGAAGTCGGTAAAAAAATCCACACCGCACGATCTAGAAATGACCAGGTTTTAGTGGCACTTCAACTCTACTATAAAGAGAATTTGCAAATCATTAATAACAAAACAAAAACATTTTTTGACACCTTATTAAATTTAGCAGAAAAACACAAAACCCAATTATTACCTGGTTACACACATTTGCAAGTCGCTATGCCTTCTTCATTTGGATTATGGTTTTCTGCTTATGCTGAATTGCTAATAGATGATGTTTATGTGCTAAATGCGGTTTCAAAAATTGCGGACCAAAACCCGTTAGGTTCTGCTGCTGGTTATGGTAGTTCTTTTCCTATTGATAGAAATATCACAACCAAAGAATTAGGGTTTTCAACTTTAAAATATAATGTGGTTGCAGCACAATTAAGTAGAGGGAAAAGTGAACGTGCCATTGCAAGTGCATTAGGAGGTTTATGCAATACCATGGCACGTTTTGCTATGGATATTTGCTTGTATATGAGTCAGAATTTTGGCTTTATTACGTTTCCAGATGAATTGACCACAGGAAGTAGCATCATGCCACACAAGAAAAATCCTGATGTGTTTGAATTAATACGAGGTAAGTGCAATAAAATTCAGGCTTTACATTCTGAAATGTTATTAATCACAAATAATCTACCAAGTGGTTACCACAGGGATTTTCAATTGTTGAAAGAAAACATCATCAATGCCTTTGAAGATGTAAAAGATATTGTAGACATCTTTAATTATTCCATTCAACAAATCATCGTAAAAGATATTGACCTCAACGACGAAAAATACCAATACCTTTTTACAGTAGATAGTATAAACAATTTTGTAGTTGAAGGTATGAGCTTTAGGGAAGCCTATCAAAAAATTGGAAGTCAAGTGCAAGCAGGAACTTACCAACCAGATTTAGGAAAAGAACACTCACATATTGGGAGTATTCATAATTTGTGTTTGGAAGATATTCGGGCAAAGTTTCCTAATTGA
- the hisG gene encoding ATP phosphoribosyltransferase — translation MSKLKIAIQKSGRLNEDSLKLLKDCGIKIDNGKDQLKVAARNFPLEVLYLRNSDIPQYIEDGVVDIAIIGENILIEKQKKTEVVEKLGFAKCRVSLAVPKRVETDNASYFDGKKIATSYPNTLQTYLDENSIEADIHVISGSVEIAPNIGLADGVCDIVSSGSTLFKNGLRETQVILKSEAVLAKNSNLNAEKEAILEKLIFRIQAVLRANNSRYVLMNVPNNKIDEVTAILPVLKSPTILPLAQEGWSSLHSVIDEDKFWNSIDALKNAGAEGILVVPIDKMVM, via the coding sequence ATGAGTAAACTAAAAATTGCCATTCAGAAAAGCGGTCGATTAAATGAAGATTCGTTAAAACTTTTAAAGGATTGCGGCATTAAAATAGATAATGGCAAAGACCAATTGAAAGTTGCAGCGCGTAACTTCCCATTAGAAGTCTTGTATTTACGGAATTCAGATATTCCACAATATATCGAAGATGGTGTCGTCGATATTGCCATTATTGGAGAGAACATACTTATCGAAAAACAGAAAAAAACCGAAGTTGTTGAAAAACTTGGTTTTGCGAAATGTCGTGTTTCATTAGCGGTTCCAAAACGTGTGGAAACAGATAATGCATCCTATTTCGACGGCAAAAAAATTGCCACTTCCTACCCTAACACACTTCAAACTTATTTAGACGAAAATAGTATTGAAGCCGATATTCATGTGATTTCTGGCTCTGTGGAAATTGCACCAAATATCGGATTGGCAGATGGCGTTTGCGATATAGTGAGTTCTGGTAGTACGCTTTTTAAAAATGGCTTACGGGAAACACAAGTGATTCTAAAGTCGGAAGCAGTCTTAGCAAAAAACAGTAATCTGAATGCTGAAAAAGAAGCGATTCTCGAAAAACTCATATTCAGAATTCAGGCCGTTTTAAGAGCTAATAATTCAAGATACGTTCTCATGAATGTTCCAAACAATAAAATCGACGAAGTCACAGCAATTCTACCTGTTTTAAAAAGTCCAACAATTCTGCCTTTGGCACAAGAAGGCTGGAGTTCTTTGCACTCTGTAATTGATGAAGATAAATTTTGGAATAGCATTGACGCCCTAAAAAATGCAGGAGCAGAAGGTATTTTAGTCGTTCCAATTGATAAAATGGTAATGTAA